Proteins from a genomic interval of Candidatus Rubidus massiliensis:
- a CDS encoding hypothetical protein (TL29), which produces MTTMTKKNTMTKKKLINSISQEKGIHPNDVRHVIQSFLDKMTDSLSEGERLEFRDFGVFEVVERKQKIGRNPKKAEQPIIIPARQAVKFTPGKRMRKVIEKGHRGKRQSD; this is translated from the coding sequence ATGACGACCATGACAAAAAAAAACACAATGACCAAAAAGAAATTAATTAATTCTATTTCACAAGAAAAAGGAATTCACCCAAATGATGTTCGCCACGTCATCCAATCATTTTTAGACAAAATGACAGATTCTTTGTCAGAAGGAGAAAGATTAGAGTTTAGAGATTTTGGTGTGTTTGAAGTAGTTGAAAGAAAACAGAAAATCGGAAGAAATCCAAAAAAAGCAGAACAACCAATTATTATTCCAGCTCGTCAGGCCGTAAAATTTACTCCTGGAAAAAGAATGAGAAAAGTAATCGAAAAGGGACATAGAGGAAAACGTCAATCTGATTAA
- a CDS encoding metal-binding protein, translating to MITLKELHHFLDHLLEPQLFTDFGKNGLQIEGKTNIAKIATAVSADLQTIKKAIEQGVDALIVHHGLFWGNECPTITGIFKEKIQLCLKNELSLFSYHLPLDAHREIGNNWKAAIDLEWTQLDEFLKMGGIPIGVKGEFAPISIQDFVKKIENYYQSHAHKALGGKEMVSSAAIVSGGAYKNIKDAKESGVDCFITGNFDEPAWSQAHELGIHFLALGHTATEKVGPRALQKLLQNKLSVNTSFIDTNNPF from the coding sequence TTGATTACTTTAAAAGAACTTCACCATTTTTTAGATCATTTATTGGAACCGCAACTTTTTACTGATTTTGGAAAAAATGGCTTACAAATTGAAGGTAAAACAAACATAGCAAAAATTGCAACAGCAGTTAGCGCGGATCTTCAAACGATTAAAAAAGCAATAGAGCAAGGTGTTGATGCATTAATTGTGCACCATGGACTTTTTTGGGGCAATGAATGTCCAACGATTACAGGAATATTTAAAGAAAAAATACAGCTTTGCTTAAAAAACGAGCTATCTCTTTTTAGTTATCATTTGCCATTAGATGCCCATCGCGAAATTGGCAACAACTGGAAAGCCGCTATTGATTTGGAGTGGACCCAATTAGATGAATTTTTAAAAATGGGGGGAATACCCATTGGAGTAAAAGGGGAGTTTGCTCCAATATCTATTCAAGATTTTGTCAAAAAGATAGAAAACTATTATCAAAGTCACGCCCATAAAGCTTTAGGGGGGAAGGAAATGGTCTCTTCAGCAGCTATTGTCTCCGGTGGCGCTTATAAAAATATAAAAGACGCTAAAGAAAGTGGGGTGGATTGTTTCATAACAGGAAATTTTGATGAACCTGCCTGGAGTCAAGCGCATGAACTGGGAATCCATTTTCTAGCCTTAGGGCATACTGCGACTGAAAAAGTAGGGCCTAGAGCACTACAAAAGCTTTTACAAAATAAGCTTTCTGTGAATACTTCATTTATTGATACAAATAATCCCTTTTAA
- a CDS encoding hypothetical protein (putative conserved protein) yields MKTLLISLFFVFSLFNLNAYNPSDFGKLPTIYCEDPWYTLLLQGTKPVEGKKGLPKYRSLQRGDRVIFVCLGQEDTYFFARVIKIDSFDSLDDYLLSVTLDKALPGIETLEEARTIYYQWSTEEDIQKYGFSGIWIEIE; encoded by the coding sequence ATGAAAACCCTACTTATCTCTTTATTTTTTGTTTTCTCTTTATTTAATTTAAATGCTTATAACCCAAGTGATTTTGGTAAACTGCCCACAATATATTGTGAAGATCCATGGTATACTCTCCTATTGCAAGGAACAAAACCTGTAGAGGGAAAGAAGGGGTTACCTAAATACCGCTCCCTTCAACGGGGTGATAGAGTTATATTTGTTTGCTTAGGACAAGAAGATACCTATTTTTTCGCTCGTGTAATAAAAATAGACAGTTTTGACTCACTTGATGATTACTTACTTTCCGTAACATTAGACAAAGCTTTGCCAGGCATTGAGACTTTAGAAGAAGCTCGTACCATCTATTATCAGTGGAGCACAGAAGAAGACATACAAAAATATGGATTTTCAGGCATTTGGATTGAAATTGAATAA
- the groL_3 gene encoding hypothetical protein (TPN60), with the protein MTSKDIIFKEDARQKILKGVQTLARAVKVTLGPKGRNVIIDKSYGSPHITKDGVTVAKEIELEDKHENMGAQMVKEVASKTADKAGDGTTTATVLAEAIYAEGLRNVAAGANPLALKRGMEKALKTVTAELEKRSKKIQNTQEIAQVATISANNDKEIGDIIAKAMEKVGKDGTITVEEAKGFETTLEVVEGMNFDRGYLSAYFMTDAETQECVLENPYILIHEKKISAIKDFVPLLQAVAETGRPLLIIAEDVDGEALTTLVINRLRAGLKVCAVKAPGFGDRRKAILEDIAVLTGGQVISEELGLSLENTTIEMLGRAKKAVVSKDETTVIDGAGQKERIQERVALIKRQIEETDSDYDREKLQERLAKLCGGVGVIYVGAATEIEMKEKKDRVDDAQHATACAVEEGILPGGGVAYIRCIPGVQALIETLEDDEATGAKIIKSALEAPLRQIVANAGQEGVIVVRHVQSLPETHGYNALTGEYVDMIQAGILDPTKVVRTALANAVSISGLLLTTDALVADIPQEKGAAAPAMPAGMDY; encoded by the coding sequence ATGACATCAAAAGATATCATTTTCAAAGAAGATGCACGTCAAAAAATTTTAAAAGGTGTGCAAACCCTTGCAAGAGCAGTTAAGGTTACCTTAGGTCCCAAAGGGCGAAATGTTATTATAGACAAATCTTACGGCTCCCCTCATATCACAAAAGACGGCGTTACGGTTGCTAAAGAAATTGAGCTTGAAGATAAGCATGAGAACATGGGCGCGCAAATGGTAAAAGAAGTGGCGAGCAAAACCGCTGATAAAGCAGGTGATGGAACCACAACCGCTACTGTTTTAGCAGAAGCAATCTATGCAGAAGGTTTACGCAACGTAGCAGCAGGCGCCAATCCCCTAGCTTTAAAAAGAGGGATGGAAAAAGCGTTAAAAACTGTTACTGCAGAACTTGAAAAAAGAAGCAAGAAAATCCAAAACACGCAAGAAATTGCGCAAGTGGCTACCATTTCTGCCAATAACGACAAAGAAATTGGTGATATCATTGCCAAAGCAATGGAAAAAGTAGGTAAAGATGGAACGATCACTGTTGAAGAAGCAAAAGGTTTCGAAACAACATTAGAAGTTGTAGAAGGAATGAATTTTGATAGAGGGTATCTATCTGCTTACTTTATGACTGATGCAGAAACGCAAGAATGTGTGTTAGAAAATCCATACATTTTAATACACGAGAAAAAAATCTCTGCTATTAAAGACTTTGTTCCTTTGTTACAAGCAGTCGCTGAAACTGGTAGACCTTTATTAATTATTGCAGAAGATGTTGATGGTGAAGCTTTAACGACGCTTGTGATCAATAGACTTCGCGCAGGTTTAAAAGTATGTGCTGTTAAAGCGCCAGGTTTCGGAGATCGTCGTAAAGCTATTTTAGAAGACATTGCAGTATTAACCGGTGGACAAGTAATCAGTGAAGAACTTGGCTTATCCCTTGAAAATACTACGATTGAAATGCTCGGTCGCGCTAAGAAAGCTGTTGTAAGTAAAGATGAAACAACTGTAATTGATGGCGCTGGTCAAAAAGAGCGTATTCAAGAAAGAGTTGCATTAATCAAGCGTCAAATTGAAGAAACTGATTCAGATTATGACAGAGAAAAATTACAAGAACGCTTAGCAAAACTTTGCGGTGGTGTGGGTGTTATTTACGTTGGTGCTGCGACTGAAATTGAAATGAAAGAGAAAAAAGATCGCGTGGATGATGCGCAACACGCTACTGCTTGCGCCGTAGAAGAAGGTATTCTTCCAGGCGGTGGTGTAGCTTATATTCGCTGTATCCCAGGCGTTCAAGCCTTAATCGAAACATTAGAAGATGATGAAGCAACAGGCGCTAAGATTATAAAATCAGCCCTAGAAGCTCCTCTTCGTCAAATTGTTGCGAACGCTGGCCAAGAAGGTGTTATAGTGGTACGTCATGTACAAAGCCTTCCAGAAACTCATGGTTACAATGCCTTGACTGGTGAATATGTTGATATGATTCAAGCCGGTATTTTGGATCCAACTAAAGTGGTTAGAACCGCATTAGCAAATGCTGTTTCCATTTCTGGTTTGTTATTAACAACAGATGCTTTAGTTGCAGACATTCCGCAGGAAAAAGGTGCTGCAGCTCCTGCAATGCCAGCTGGTATGGATTACTAA
- a CDS encoding L,D-transpeptidase catalytic domain produces the protein MSLPKVLGVFSILLFAGIGIAALSKSEKKPHEVPAVAIVQEKPIEIPIKTESLPVIEKSKPTVQNEIVVKEEKKAELKKVSANLPLPEANRIEQFFNKGPNKFPFVETITYKSHVPWKKEKKAWLADYAKHYATSLHFIARSLNGKADYQKLEIAEGDRFNILKKDKNIEFYLVIDTSRCKMWFYSFDKDSQERTLIKTYHVGLGRPDETKESGLLTPLGKYSLGNKVAIYRPKTMGIHNNQKTEMIKTFGTRWIPFDQEMGGNTAQAKGFGLHGVPWDLNDKGQLAEVTTSLGKYESDGCVRLSTADIEELYAIIITKPSYIELVRDFHEAKLPGTEKSLE, from the coding sequence ATGTCTTTACCAAAAGTTTTAGGAGTTTTTAGTATCCTTCTTTTTGCAGGAATTGGAATTGCAGCTCTTTCAAAGTCTGAAAAAAAACCACATGAAGTGCCCGCAGTTGCAATTGTCCAAGAAAAGCCTATCGAAATCCCTATAAAAACAGAAAGTTTACCCGTTATTGAAAAGAGTAAGCCAACCGTTCAAAATGAGATTGTTGTAAAAGAAGAGAAAAAGGCGGAACTTAAAAAAGTGTCTGCCAATTTGCCTTTACCTGAAGCCAATCGCATTGAACAATTCTTTAATAAAGGTCCAAATAAATTCCCTTTTGTTGAAACCATTACTTATAAGAGTCATGTTCCTTGGAAAAAAGAAAAAAAAGCGTGGCTGGCTGATTACGCAAAGCATTATGCAACCTCCTTACATTTTATCGCACGTAGTTTAAATGGAAAAGCCGATTACCAAAAGTTAGAGATAGCTGAAGGGGATCGTTTCAACATATTGAAAAAAGATAAGAATATAGAGTTTTATTTAGTGATTGATACCTCTCGTTGTAAGATGTGGTTTTACAGCTTCGATAAAGATAGTCAAGAAAGAACGTTAATTAAAACGTATCATGTAGGTCTTGGTCGTCCCGATGAAACGAAAGAATCTGGATTACTGACACCTCTTGGAAAATATTCGCTAGGGAATAAAGTGGCCATTTATAGACCCAAAACTATGGGTATTCATAATAACCAAAAAACAGAAATGATAAAAACCTTTGGTACCCGTTGGATCCCATTTGATCAAGAAATGGGGGGCAATACGGCTCAAGCAAAAGGTTTTGGACTACATGGAGTTCCTTGGGACTTAAATGACAAAGGACAATTAGCAGAAGTGACTACATCTTTGGGAAAATATGAAAGTGATGGCTGTGTGAGATTGAGTACAGCCGACATTGAAGAACTTTATGCAATTATCATAACAAAACCAAGTTATATAGAGCTAGTGCGTGATTTTCACGAAGCTAAATTGCCTGGTACAGAAAAGAGTCTAGAGTAA
- the rpiA gene encoding Ribose-5-phosphate isomerase A — translation MPLSPINPQELAKQAAAKAAINYIKPGMKIGLGTGSTATFFIQLLGEKVAHGLDIAVLPSSKKSEELARSYSIPLLDPLTTIQLDLTVDGADEVDTQRRMIKGGGGALLREKIVANISKEMVVIVDESKLVTSFNKFPLPVEITSFAKDGIIHCINLNGLKGTLRLKADKTPYLTDNNNFIYDIDLKNIEADWNEVNLNLLQIPGVVETGLFIDYANKIIIGKNDGSIEIR, via the coding sequence ATGCCATTATCTCCAATTAATCCACAAGAGCTTGCTAAACAAGCTGCTGCAAAAGCTGCAATAAACTATATAAAGCCTGGAATGAAAATTGGCTTAGGGACAGGCTCTACGGCAACTTTTTTCATTCAACTTTTAGGCGAAAAAGTAGCGCATGGACTGGACATTGCCGTATTGCCAAGTTCAAAAAAATCTGAAGAATTAGCCCGTTCTTATTCGATTCCCCTTTTAGATCCTTTGACAACTATACAGCTTGATTTGACAGTTGATGGGGCCGATGAAGTTGATACCCAAAGGAGAATGATAAAAGGAGGCGGGGGAGCTTTACTAAGAGAAAAAATTGTGGCCAACATTAGTAAAGAAATGGTAGTCATTGTCGATGAATCAAAGCTTGTGACCTCCTTTAACAAATTTCCACTACCTGTCGAAATTACAAGTTTTGCAAAAGATGGGATTATTCATTGCATCAACTTAAATGGACTAAAGGGAACTTTACGATTAAAAGCGGATAAAACACCTTATTTAACCGATAACAACAATTTTATTTACGATATCGATTTAAAAAATATTGAAGCTGATTGGAATGAGGTAAATCTTAATTTGTTGCAAATCCCTGGCGTTGTGGAAACTGGGTTGTTTATCGACTATGCCAATAAAATAATTATCGGAAAGAATGATGGTTCTATAGAAATTCGGTGA
- a CDS encoding co-chaperonin GroES has protein sequence MAQSLTKENTQLKTKFQPLGNRVLLRRLEQEEKVKGGIILPDSAKKKQEQAEVIAIGPGKKDKDGNLCPMPVKVGDVVLMEKYSGQEIQLDDQEFVIVRAEDLIAIIEKN, from the coding sequence ATGGCTCAATCACTCACTAAAGAAAACACACAATTAAAAACAAAATTCCAACCCTTGGGTAACAGAGTTCTTCTTCGTCGTTTAGAACAAGAAGAAAAAGTAAAAGGCGGAATCATTCTCCCAGACTCTGCTAAGAAAAAACAAGAACAAGCTGAAGTTATAGCCATCGGACCTGGAAAAAAAGATAAAGATGGCAACTTATGTCCAATGCCTGTGAAAGTTGGTGATGTAGTGTTAATGGAAAAGTATTCAGGTCAAGAAATTCAATTAGATGACCAAGAATTTGTTATCGTTCGCGCTGAAGATCTAATTGCGATTATCGAAAAAAACTAG
- the pepF1 gene encoding Oligoendopeptidase F, plasmid has translation MSKERKDVIEKDKWNVEALYPSFEEWQKEYNSFGSLEKPPFFPEVAKYRGHLNESPEKVLEALETILKLDQKLSRLYTYAHLRFDEDIANDEHKKAFNQILSTLTHFGHEISWFEPELLALDEKKQNEYLQSTVLTPYRFYLEKIIHLKPHTLSAEKEELLALSSQALYASHKAFSAINDADFVFPTVKDSDDLEHPLTHATFALSLRSQDRTLRKNAFLAYHGTYQNYQNTLCELLNGQIQSHVFNSRARHYPSCLDAALFPKNIETQVYHSLIEAVHADIPCLYEYIDLRKQILGLDDIHLYDMYVPLTKDLDIKMPYEEAVNLIIESVAPLGSEYQDILHKGLVHDRWVDRFENKNKRSGAYSSGCYDSMPYILMNYKNILRDVFTLAHEAGHSMHSYYTHKNQPYQYGSYPIFLAEVASTFNEDLLMQLMIKRAKSKNEKIFLLNQKIEDLRGTLFRQTMFAEFELFIHECAEKNIPLTPKSLKEKYRALNRLYFGNNVQLDPESDIEWARIPHFYYNFYVYQYATGISAALSLSQIVTNGGEKERDAYLNFLKSGSSRYPIETLQLAGVDMLSPEPVKMTIKKFSDLVTELKKTINS, from the coding sequence ATGTCTAAAGAAAGAAAAGATGTAATTGAAAAAGATAAATGGAATGTAGAAGCCCTATACCCATCCTTTGAAGAATGGCAAAAAGAATACAATTCTTTCGGTTCTCTTGAAAAACCCCCTTTTTTTCCCGAAGTGGCAAAATATAGAGGCCATTTAAATGAAAGCCCCGAAAAGGTTTTGGAAGCTTTAGAAACTATCTTAAAATTAGATCAAAAACTTAGTCGTTTGTATACATACGCTCATTTGCGCTTTGATGAAGATATAGCCAATGACGAGCATAAAAAAGCGTTTAATCAAATTTTATCTACACTCACTCATTTTGGCCATGAAATATCTTGGTTTGAACCAGAATTATTAGCCTTAGATGAGAAAAAGCAAAACGAATACCTTCAATCAACTGTTTTAACCCCTTATAGATTTTATTTAGAGAAAATTATTCATTTAAAACCTCATACTTTATCAGCTGAAAAAGAAGAATTGCTTGCTTTATCTTCTCAAGCATTATATGCCTCTCATAAAGCTTTTAGTGCCATTAACGATGCAGATTTTGTATTTCCAACTGTAAAAGATAGTGATGATCTAGAGCACCCCTTAACGCACGCGACTTTTGCTTTAAGTTTACGTAGCCAAGATAGAACCCTTAGAAAAAATGCATTTTTAGCTTATCATGGTACTTATCAAAATTACCAAAACACCCTTTGTGAGCTATTAAATGGACAAATTCAATCCCATGTTTTTAATAGTCGCGCTCGCCATTATCCTTCATGTCTTGATGCAGCACTATTCCCCAAAAATATTGAAACCCAAGTCTATCATTCTTTAATTGAGGCCGTTCACGCTGATATTCCTTGTCTTTATGAATATATTGACTTAAGGAAGCAAATTTTGGGATTAGATGATATTCATCTTTATGATATGTATGTGCCCCTAACAAAAGATTTAGACATCAAAATGCCTTATGAGGAGGCTGTAAATCTTATTATAGAATCGGTAGCTCCCTTAGGATCGGAATATCAAGATATTCTTCATAAAGGTTTAGTTCACGATCGATGGGTAGATCGCTTTGAAAATAAAAATAAACGCTCAGGTGCTTATTCTAGCGGTTGCTATGACAGTATGCCATACATTCTGATGAACTACAAAAATATTTTACGGGATGTATTTACATTAGCTCATGAAGCAGGTCATAGCATGCATAGCTACTACACTCATAAAAATCAACCCTATCAATATGGAAGTTACCCTATTTTCTTAGCAGAAGTAGCCTCGACTTTTAATGAAGACTTACTTATGCAATTGATGATCAAACGGGCAAAGAGTAAAAATGAAAAAATCTTTTTACTAAATCAAAAAATAGAAGATTTGCGCGGGACTTTATTTAGACAAACCATGTTTGCCGAATTTGAACTCTTTATTCATGAATGTGCGGAAAAAAACATTCCGTTAACCCCTAAAAGCTTAAAAGAGAAATATAGAGCATTGAATCGCCTCTATTTTGGCAATAACGTGCAGCTAGACCCTGAAAGTGATATTGAATGGGCACGCATTCCTCACTTTTACTATAATTTTTATGTATATCAATATGCGACAGGAATTAGCGCCGCTTTATCGTTATCACAGATAGTAACAAATGGTGGCGAAAAAGAGCGAGATGCTTACCTTAACTTTTTAAAAAGTGGGTCCAGTCGCTATCCTATTGAAACATTACAATTGGCCGGTGTGGATATGCTTTCGCCAGAACCTGTCAAAATGACGATTAAAAAATTCTCTGATTTAGTTACTGAATTAAAGAAAACAATCAATAGTTAG
- a CDS encoding Ankyrin repeats (3 copies), whose amino-acid sequence MEFNNISGSIPPNKIVNEQIKENNLSDLESLPEELIFELLFKSDENLLQVNKNLWNLKNKITFKGNKAIDEKIINFIESYIHKNKPEEINQERNNFISGILKTIDKAALTSEQFERLIDLFISKKDGPSLSLIAQNPFYDREDLGIKMLFFAAETGDAKLTSILAKDEMINLAAEDNEAFVKAAENGHLFLLELLTDSTNPNTNNVDVADQENAAIRAASKNGHADVVRYLLTFEEVDPSAEDNEALLEAVRAGHTEVVEELIKDERVAAPDMLVFYQEAIAIAREEQKEDIFQLLLQNPNIS is encoded by the coding sequence ATGGAGTTTAATAATATTTCAGGCTCTATTCCTCCTAATAAAATAGTAAATGAACAGATAAAAGAGAATAATTTAAGTGATTTAGAGAGTTTACCAGAAGAACTTATTTTTGAACTTTTATTTAAATCTGATGAAAACCTTCTTCAAGTTAATAAAAATCTTTGGAATTTAAAAAATAAAATTACTTTTAAAGGAAATAAGGCAATCGATGAAAAGATTATAAACTTTATAGAAAGTTATATTCATAAAAATAAACCGGAAGAAATCAATCAAGAACGGAACAACTTTATATCAGGTATACTAAAAACGATTGATAAGGCAGCCCTTACAAGTGAGCAATTTGAACGATTAATTGATTTATTTATTAGTAAAAAAGATGGTCCCTCCTTGTCTTTGATCGCTCAAAATCCTTTTTATGATAGAGAAGATTTAGGGATAAAAATGTTATTTTTTGCGGCCGAAACAGGAGATGCGAAATTAACTTCTATTTTAGCTAAAGATGAAATGATAAATCTTGCGGCCGAGGACAATGAAGCTTTTGTAAAAGCTGCCGAAAACGGACATTTATTTTTACTAGAATTGTTGACTGATTCAACTAATCCAAATACTAACAATGTGGATGTAGCAGATCAAGAGAATGCTGCTATCAGAGCTGCTAGTAAAAATGGGCATGCAGATGTTGTGCGCTACTTATTGACATTTGAAGAAGTTGATCCATCCGCTGAGGATAATGAGGCTTTACTAGAAGCTGTGAGAGCGGGTCATACAGAAGTTGTAGAGGAATTGATCAAAGATGAACGGGTGGCAGCTCCCGATATGTTAGTTTTTTACCAAGAAGCCATCGCAATAGCTAGAGAAGAACAAAAAGAAGATATCTTTCAGCTCCTCTTACAAAATCCAAACATTTCTTAA
- the tyrS gene encoding Tyrosine--tRNA ligase, whose amino-acid sequence MQNVIDVLKERGLIETLSAEKEMVDLLKKPTKIYCGFDPTSDSLHVGNLVAIMGLAWFEKFGHQPVAIVGGATGMIGDPSGKLSERQLLNAETIETNLAGIKKNLAAILKNPILLNNLDWFKEFSFISFLREVGKHFRLGPMLAKESVKLRLNSEEGMSFTEFSYQLLQGYDFLHLYQNFGVQMEIGGSDQWGNITAGIELVRKVLGVPVYGMTFPLLTKSDGQKFGKSEKGAVWLSADKLSPYEFYQYFIRVSDADVIKLMKMLTFMDLSEICTIERQMKESDYIPNTAQKRLAHVMTELVHGENNLQLALKVTQGIAPGAITQLDSQTLQALSKDLGSCQLSYKEVVNHKILDLLVKSGLQPSKTQARKSMTSGGIYLNNEKITDEEAVLLDKHLIDGNMLLLSFGKKNKIVVQLND is encoded by the coding sequence ATGCAAAATGTAATTGATGTTTTAAAAGAACGGGGACTAATTGAGACATTATCTGCTGAAAAAGAAATGGTGGATTTATTAAAAAAACCAACCAAAATTTATTGTGGATTTGATCCTACTTCCGATAGCTTACACGTGGGAAATTTAGTTGCTATTATGGGGCTTGCTTGGTTTGAGAAATTTGGACATCAACCAGTAGCTATAGTTGGTGGGGCAACAGGAATGATTGGAGATCCTTCTGGCAAACTTTCTGAAAGGCAATTATTAAATGCAGAAACTATAGAGACTAATCTTGCTGGAATTAAGAAAAACTTAGCAGCAATCTTAAAAAATCCAATTCTTTTAAATAATTTAGATTGGTTTAAAGAATTCTCCTTTATTTCCTTTTTAAGAGAAGTTGGTAAACACTTTAGATTAGGTCCAATGCTTGCTAAAGAAAGCGTTAAGCTTAGGCTAAATAGTGAAGAAGGAATGAGTTTTACTGAATTTTCCTATCAATTACTCCAAGGATACGACTTTTTGCATTTATACCAAAACTTTGGGGTACAAATGGAAATAGGGGGAAGTGACCAGTGGGGAAATATAACTGCTGGAATTGAACTTGTGAGAAAAGTTTTAGGAGTTCCGGTGTATGGGATGACATTTCCTCTTTTAACGAAAAGTGATGGGCAAAAATTTGGAAAATCAGAAAAAGGGGCTGTATGGTTATCTGCGGACAAACTATCCCCTTATGAATTTTACCAATATTTTATCCGTGTGTCTGATGCTGATGTTATAAAGTTAATGAAAATGCTCACATTCATGGATTTGTCAGAAATTTGTACAATAGAAAGACAAATGAAAGAATCTGATTATATTCCAAATACCGCACAAAAGCGTTTAGCGCATGTTATGACAGAGCTTGTGCATGGAGAAAATAATTTACAGTTAGCCCTTAAAGTCACTCAAGGTATAGCCCCTGGTGCTATTACACAACTAGATTCACAAACCTTACAAGCATTATCAAAGGATTTAGGATCTTGCCAACTATCTTACAAAGAAGTTGTTAACCATAAAATATTAGATCTTTTGGTAAAAAGCGGTCTTCAACCTAGCAAAACGCAAGCTAGAAAATCTATGACAAGTGGTGGCATTTATTTGAATAATGAAAAAATTACCGATGAAGAAGCTGTGCTTTTAGATAAGCATTTAATCGATGGCAACATGTTATTGCTAAGCTTTGGTAAAAAAAATAAAATCGTTGTTCAGCTAAATGATTAG
- the tam_2 gene encoding Trans-aconitate 2-methyltransferase: protein MTTPLSLSFNKQDPLTYDTKATVQQKRALENLSHLDFSGFENVLDVGSGNGYVSSILASHKVPHGKVLGIDVDPAMVEFANSKYKDKNIEFYTCDSKQIPFPQQFDVVTSFVVLSWIPLEDHECVMRNMYQSLRINRRLLMRLASEGKRPLHEVIRQVCQEAKWQSYFLQYHPNWAFQQIDPFKEMLEKIGFKNIYIQDATTTSHFNDLNRFADWLTTWVPHRHAIPESLWQEFFFSLAKAYCIHCNQLENQITITMPAMLVKADK from the coding sequence ATGACAACTCCCCTATCGCTATCATTTAATAAACAAGATCCCTTAACTTACGATACTAAGGCAACTGTTCAACAAAAACGAGCGTTAGAAAATCTGAGCCATTTAGATTTTAGCGGGTTTGAAAATGTATTAGACGTTGGATCTGGCAATGGTTACGTTTCTTCCATATTAGCCAGTCATAAAGTACCTCACGGGAAAGTATTAGGAATAGATGTTGATCCTGCCATGGTAGAATTTGCCAATTCTAAATATAAAGACAAAAACATAGAATTTTACACTTGCGATTCAAAACAAATTCCTTTCCCTCAACAATTTGACGTTGTTACTTCATTTGTTGTTTTAAGCTGGATACCTTTAGAAGATCATGAATGCGTCATGCGCAATATGTATCAATCTTTGCGAATAAACAGACGTCTTTTAATGCGCTTAGCAAGTGAAGGAAAACGCCCCTTACACGAAGTTATTCGTCAAGTTTGCCAAGAAGCTAAATGGCAAAGTTACTTTTTACAGTACCATCCCAATTGGGCCTTCCAACAGATAGATCCATTCAAAGAAATGTTGGAAAAAATCGGATTTAAAAATATTTACATTCAAGACGCTACGACGACAAGTCATTTTAATGATCTCAATCGATTTGCAGACTGGTTAACGACATGGGTACCGCATCGCCATGCTATACCTGAAAGTCTTTGGCAAGAGTTCTTTTTTTCCTTAGCGAAAGCTTATTGCATACATTGTAATCAATTAGAAAATCAAATTACGATTACAATGCCTGCTATGTTAGTAAAAGCTGATAAATGA